A DNA window from Phragmites australis chromosome 11, lpPhrAust1.1, whole genome shotgun sequence contains the following coding sequences:
- the LOC133885411 gene encoding uncharacterized protein LOC133885411 isoform X1 gives MRAGGGKKHGRFWIGDGTLDTATTPSLSQLRAQSTSSGPGIRPRPEPTRIAMNEMQAQLDEERRLRHELERSFEERMAAERSQWLQTLAAERSQWYAMMTPLYAAMGQTPPPMPTPSRPLAPQAPNTPYPSEGSNTPGAGGSHFGTPPHFG, from the exons atgagggcgggaggaggcaagaaacatggccggttctggattggcgacggcacactcgatacggccaccactccctctctctctcagcttagagctcagagcacgagctcaggtccgggtatacgccctcgcccagagcctacacggattgcgatgaacgaaatgcag gcccagttggatgaagaaaggaggctccggcacgaattagagagatcgttcgaggagaggatggcggcagaacgatcccagtg gctccaaacactggcggcagaacgatcccagtggtatgcgatgatgacgcccctttatgctgcaatgggtcaaactccgccaccgatgccaaccccttctcgtccacttgctccacaggctccaaacactcct tatccatcagagggatcgaatacgcctggagctggaggttcgcactttggtactccacctcactttg gttaa
- the LOC133885411 gene encoding uncharacterized protein LOC133885411 isoform X2 — protein sequence MRAGGGKKHGRFWIGDGTLDTATTPSLSQLRAQSTSSGPGIRPRPEPTRIAMNEMQAQLDEERRLRHELERSFEERMAAERSQWLQTLAAERSQWYAMMTPLYAAMGQTPPPMPTPSRPLAPQAPNTPYPSEGSNTPGAGGSHFG from the exons atgagggcgggaggaggcaagaaacatggccggttctggattggcgacggcacactcgatacggccaccactccctctctctctcagcttagagctcagagcacgagctcaggtccgggtatacgccctcgcccagagcctacacggattgcgatgaacgaaatgcag gcccagttggatgaagaaaggaggctccggcacgaattagagagatcgttcgaggagaggatggcggcagaacgatcccagtg gctccaaacactggcggcagaacgatcccagtggtatgcgatgatgacgcccctttatgctgcaatgggtcaaactccgccaccgatgccaaccccttctcgtccacttgctccacaggctccaaacactcct tatccatcagagggatcgaatacgcctggagctggaggttcgcactttg gttaa
- the LOC133884052 gene encoding uncharacterized protein LOC133884052 — MEVRVGAYMMDASGGRNALTGLLIHVTVVCPSSSPTATSSNGEGRQNAAVHLPALRFRGGDGGEADDGAPRGPRHLRLVLDYVVTHAAGNASKTCLWTIGQIPKDKSPLLFGNLRLEEGLAHLHTLPTFQVKFKIMGGALSGLQIDKLEVKNTLSGPCKGFRAQTQAGKYDVRS, encoded by the exons ATGGAGGTCCGGGTCGGCGCCTACATGATGGATGCCTCG GGAGGGAGAAATGCTTTAACAGGACTTCTTATTCATGTGACTGTGGTTTGCCCATCGTCGTctcccaccgccacctcctcgaacGGCGAAGGGCGGCAAAATGCTGCAGTGCATCTTCCTGCTCTCCGATTCCGG GGAGGTGATGGTGGAGAAGCAGATGACGGCGCACCGCGTGGACCGCGCCATCTGCGGCTGGTTCTGGACTACGTCGTCACCCACGCCGCCGGGAACGCGTCCAAA ACCTGCCTTTGGACAATTGGGCAGATACCAAAAGATAAATCACCGTTGCTCTTTGGAAATTTACGCCTAGAGGAAGGACTTGCTCATTTGCATACATTGCCAACATTTCAGGTGAAATTCAAGATTATGGGAGGTGCACTATCTGGTCTTCAAATTGATAAACTGGAAGTGAAAAACACACTAAGTGGTCCATGTAAAGGTTTTAGAGCCCAGACTCAAGCTGGAAAGTATGATGTCAGATCGTAG